From a region of the Tiliqua scincoides isolate rTilSci1 chromosome 4, rTilSci1.hap2, whole genome shotgun sequence genome:
- the CHST9 gene encoding carbohydrate sulfotransferase 9, which produces MNLKQVSVSVLIFGVAGLLLFMYLQAWIEEQHTVFEEKLQQQIINQGFKLYYTEEPASIPKNWITAGKLDKASTALTESGHSQGGADPVPGREGSLSTGLFEESRKFKLLLKQLKQVNVPPAMRPSNTSIKDYHWKATYEIQEKRRSSLYDFCKKYIRENRSRIHLLRMVSRIYVEDKHKLLYCEVPKAGCSNWKRVLMVLGGLADSAANITHNAVHYGKHLKKLDSYDLKEIHLRLKTYTKLIFVRDPMERLVSAFRDKFEHPNSYYHPVFGKAIIKKYRQNADKEALATGSGVKFEEFIQYLLDSRRPVGMDIHWEQISKLCYPCIINYNFIGKFETLEEDANYFLRLIGAPEGLTFPNFKDRHSSDERTNSEVVQQYLAGIPVTEREKTYNFYYLDYLMFNYTTPYAEP; this is translated from the exons TGTTTGAAGAAAAACTACAACAACAGATAATTAATCAG GGCTTCAAACTCTATTATACTGAGGAACCTGCAAGCATTCCGAAAAATTGGATCACTGCTGGGAAGCTAGACAAAGCAAGTACTGCTCTTACTGAGAGTGGGCATTCTCAGGGAGGTGCTGATCCTGTTCCAGGAAGAGAAGGCTCTTTGTCTACTGGATTATTTGAAGAGTCACGAAAGTTCAAGTTGCTTCTTAAGCAGCTCAAGCAAGTGAATGTACCTCCAGCCATGCGTCCTTCGAATACATCTATCAAAGATTACCATTGGAAAGCCACATATGAGATTCAAGAGAAACGGAGATCTTCCCTTTATGATTTCTGCAAAAAGTACATTAGAGAAAACAGATCCCGAATTCACCTTCTGCGTATGGTGTCCAGAATATATGTAGAGGATAAACACAAACTTTTGTACTGTGAAGTACCTAAGGCAGGCTGTTCCAATTGGAAAAGGGTTCTGATGGTACTTGGTGGCCTTGCTGACTCTGCTGCTAACATAACCCATAATGCAGTGCACTATGGAAAGCATCTAAAGAAACTAGACAGTTATGATCTGAAAGAGATACACCTGCGTTTAAAAACATATACCAAGCTTATATTTGTACGTGATCCCATGGAAAGATTAGTATCTGCGTTCAGAGATAAGTTTGAGCATCCAAATAGCTACTATCACCCTGTATTTGGGAAAGCAATTATTAAGAAATACAGACAAAATGCAGATAAAGAAGCATTAGCTACAGGCTCAGGCGTAAAGTTTGAAGAGTTCATCCAGTATTTGTTAGATTCTCGTCGGCCAGTAGGAATGGACATCCACTGGGAGCAGATCAGCAAACTTTGTTATCCTTGTATTATCAACTACAATTTTATTGGTAAATTTGAAACTTTAGAGGAAGATGCCAATTATTTTTTGAGACTAATAGGTGCTCCAGAGGGGCTGACATTCCCTAATTTCAAAGACAGACATTCCAGTGATGAAAGAACAAATTCAGAAGTTGTGCAACAGTACTTAGCGGGGATCCCTGTCACAGAGAGGGAGAAGACTTACAACTTTTATTATCTGGATTATTTAATGTTTAACTATACTACACCATATGCAGAGCCCTGA